The Ischnura elegans chromosome 9, ioIscEleg1.1, whole genome shotgun sequence genome includes the window tccgtccgcctacgactcgtgacgtcacgatggagcgctcaggccttgtctctcggtggtcgtgggcGGGAGGGGGCAGGTTTCACCCCCCTAGATTCAAAAGCAAATTTATCTCAATACGAAATTTTggagcaaattttctttaaatccaagaaacgtgatattagtataaaacatttaattaaaataaaaatatttttaccgagaaaatatttttaaaaaactaagaAAGCGTTTTagtataattttcttgaaattttggtgaCATAAGCTTTTCTGTATTACAACTTGAGcgaccatgacttgcccccctctagtttcgATCCTGGGCACGCCCAGATGTAATTACTGTTAAAatatgtcttaattttttcttcataatgttTTGCTACTGTTCACCATGCGTTgtgatcattaatttttttagtctcTAGTATCACCATCTTTAGTCCAATAGACCAGTTCCTTTCGATTTCGGTCCAATAACGATTTTCACGTTTTTGTTTTAGAAAAGAGTCATGCCATCACATAGAGACAATAACTGGTATAACTGTAAGAAAAGATCTTAATTGGGAAACCAATTGCAATGAgggaaaatggttgaaaatggagATGGGATACTGTGATACTAAGGCTCAAAATTTAATTAAGGAATCGAACAGGTTAATGTTAAAAAGTTGTTACCTTTCCTAACCTGACAGCTTTCCTCCTCCTTTGACCGtttattatttgaacaaataatatGGGATATTATAACATGAGATATGAAATATGGGATTTGACTTTGACCGTCCTATTATTTATCGACTTGATTTTGACTACTAATTGATTTTCAATTGATATTGATACAAatgtagtaaatattttataattgttgaCTGTTTTACATtgcagaaaagaaaaatatttttgtgcattttaagggaattttattcacaattttaattaaaatacatttaattaaaatgtaaaagatttcattccattttaaaatctGCTATTGGTCCTGGAATGTAGACAATTTGgcgaaaaaaaatactaatattaattttatccgCTCAAATCCTGCAAATCGACTTCTGGTACGGTTTTACATGCAACTagggatcgggctggtgtggaggctagagtgttggcttcccacccggcgggctcgggttcaaatcccggcagtggcagagaattttcagactgcccgatccctccttgagtgctgtgtggaggacatttcaagcgcaatgctccgtccgtcggatgggacgttaagccgtggtccccttggcgcctttcgtcaagagcaggctaatgccgacgccgggtttctctccacccttcgttccatacccttccctcatggcgcaaatgatctcagatgtcggtcgcctcctccaaataccatacactACATGGAACTCTATTTTGAGAATGCAGTTGAAGAGATGCGCGGAAGCCATAGAAGGGTCAGTGAAATAATGCACGTGAGAAGCCATGAAATACGTCAAAACGTAATGATCCGCTAGATATCGAGAGCATAACACAATAGGAAATGTCTCTCTGATTGCAAGTCTCGTTTGCTATTAATTAAAGCTAGGGACATTTAAGCTCTAAAAATTTActtaacatttttacaaaaattatactttatttaaCATACATGAAAAAGTTCAGATTTTCTTCGAGGGATTTTAAAGGAGCGATTATATTGCTTCAATTGATGAAATGATTGATCAAAGTAATTGAAATGATTAATGAAGGTCGCACCTGATAGATGTGGGATCTTTATCCATACCGATAGTCAAATCTGCGCTTCGAATACCAGACTTCAGTTTCCTTCTTCTATAGCCAGGTATTCCGTTGATATAGACAACCTCTTAATGTGCCATGATGCCTTAGTTATCTTAAAGAATTCAAGCATGGAAAATTGGGTACCACAGCATATCATTAAGTAAGTAAAAGTTGCTATAACTGATGTATCTCAGGTGCACATAATTGTTGTATAATATCCTACATATTTCACTAATTTCATCTGCAGAGTATATGGTCCTGTCAAAGTTTAGTTTTGCCTGTTAagtatttacttcattttatttctcacCTTTTTAATGACATATGTGTTGCTGAATCTAAACATGAGATTTGATCACAGAACTTCGAGTCAGAGATTtgcaaaaaaatggcaaaaagttTTTACGTTGAGGCTATTTTGTATACAAATCGGAATCCGTGATATTTTAAGCCTTAGTCTAAGgatagagaaacaaaaaaataataagatctGTATTTAAGGCAGTGATGAGTAGTTCGCGCACGAAGTTTTCGGTAGTACTTCGATTTGTAGTTCGGTGGAATCATACACCTGAGTGGTTCAATCCAGTGAACCTTTCATTACAAGGAACTTAAAAGACCATCAATACTCAAAAGTTCATAGATGCCGagttaaagacaaaaaatataaaaacattattttttacatgctaTGTTGTATCACgaacttttgtaaaaaaaactcaaattcagGTTCATTGCCTGCATATTGACAAATTGAGGAGTCtctttgtggaagtccattgcACAGAACAATAAACTATAatttgcagtggcgcagcgaggggggatttgggggataaaccccccccccccaggggtcagagaaatttttttaataaaaatattttaatgttactaaTGTTGTACCTATTATTAGGATCGAtcactcacaaacaaaacatcaaaatattctctcagccataGAACTCACCACttttaaccatttatctaaaaaattctctgggggagggcccccacatctcccgcttaccctggcgggttcTCCACACCCCtcagacccccagtattagttacacctaaaacCCCCTTACCCCccgagccttaattcctagccgcgTCCCTGGTACTTTGAAACATTAAGATTATTTGTCCAACCGATACCATCTCTCTCCTCACTGAATACCATAACCACGTTTACCCTCATACTTGACTCTATTGAGTCCTCCAACGAAAGTTTGAAAACGCACATTAAACTATTCTTAGCTGAAGATCTCGTGGGCCATTATAGCCAGTGACGGATCTGTGGGCTAAGAGGActatagccccccttgggtatctaatttacactagatagaatggtgatttttccgacccccactactgctggaatttgaACCCCCCACTTAGCCCTCCCCTTGTCCCTACACTGGATACACCACTGATTATAgcttttggtgatttttttcgggCAAAAACAAggatacatctacatccacacaatgcctcgcaagccgcctaaaaggcgtgtggcaagtggtgttaggacaccagcgtttacagctttaaaaaaatgaagtactctaacgaagttgggactagcgtttattaaagtcctaaatggttcgggggaaaaacgaattcccatatctatccgttcggcaaaacatctctcttaatttatcgcttctatcagacctggaaatatacttAGTGTGGCTCCAATGTTTTGTTCTCtatgttgctcttaaagatatccattctcaattgttcaagcaatagaTAGGATAGGAGAGCACAAGGGTGACATTTGACTGACACAACCTTTGATGTCGGCAGTGGCGGAGCATTCAGCCTCGGGACGCGCGATTGACTTCAAAAATGCTAAAGTAATCGCCTAAATGACAAACTACTAACTCCGGCTTATCAGAGAGGCGTTGGAGATACAGAGATGCGATGAGAATTTCAATATGGAGTGTGGTTTAAAAATCAGCACACGTGGGATCCTGCtctaaaattatacaaaataatttGACAACTCCTTTAcccactccctttcaatatatgaATCGCTAATTGCAGTAAAGAATCAtttccaagttggacgatttttcatttgtttctttaaGTAGTTGTTAGGAGAAAGACTACTTTtgctaaaaaaaggaaacatgtccGCGCGCATTGTTATTAGCATGACAACGCCTTCAATATTGTGTAGTCCAGGATTAGTTCCCTTCCTACGGGTAAACAACTGCCTGCTAGCCGTGGCAGATGCGTGAACTAACATCCAGTTCGATGATCTCTGCATTGTCTTCAGGTTTTCActgcgtccgttgtgttttggagACAACAgcttcgctgacattgcagtcagcgtcttcaggtcctGAAAGAAAGGTCCTGACCTTCGatcaaaacacaacggacgcggtgaaaacccgaagacaATGTAGAGATCACCTAATCAActccgcgaaaatcttcgaacctacataaCATCAAGTTCACCTGATTTGCATCCTGTATCCCTTGTATTCCTGTCCAAGACGCCTATTACCTCAGACAGCACACTATAAACGTCTATGGTGAGCGTAATTTTTCAACGAATGAATGTACAACTTTTATCTATAATGAAGGTGATGGCGGTAAGGGGGCTTAAAAAGTGTGTAAAATGTTAAACTGGTACATAACAAACAGAattgataaatataaagaaacaaaaaaggactttttcCACACCGAAATACAGAGAAATGACTTTTTAATCCTAGAAGCACCACACAGTGCAATGTAACATGAACATCGCCGTCTtggcaatgaattatttttgactGAGGAACGCAGAACAGTGTCTTACCAATCTTATACTACTTACCTTCCTTATACGGGCTCTTACCAAAAAAGGCTATTAAGCGGTACTTCCAATTAACCCAAAAGAATGGAATATCTCAATAAAACAAAGGCatacataaaagaataaaaattgaacaattGGAATCTGATTTTGTACTGACGAACGAAAACGTCATCAAAAGAATATGAAAACGAAATGATatagctaaaaaatatttttcttcattcacaccaataaaatgtgttcaaatgatattttaattaaccTTTATTAGGtagtagtggcgcagcgagtggtgGGTactgagggataaaccccccccccccagaactcagagaaattttaaaattaatccattttacttaattggagaAATATTACTAACAGAATGGTGTAAGGaacaataaaatatccctcatgaagccgtaaaactcaccttttgCAGCCATCtatcttaaaaatattccaaaaaatatttctcgcgggtattccataccccacagtattaattgcgcctgaaacccctcccTCTAGCCATAATTCCTACCTTGTACTGCCGTTCAATgatcaaatgaataaaatgaccctatcctcctttcttttcttgatatcataatttttattttttatttttttaaaaattgatcatgATAAACGATGCATTAAATCTATAATTTTTCCAATGTCTTTGAACCTTCAAAACTGGGCGACACCTCTGTTCAACTCTTCTTCATTCACGTATATCTACTTAAAGATGGTTCAAAGCCATGAATGCTAGTCAAGATGGTTCAATGCAATGCTAGTCCTTGAGAGGGCAATAGAAATTTCGATACGGGATGCACAAATCAAgttaatttggaaatatttttttatttcagtgtacTTTTACTGTTACTTTGTTACGCTCATATGgaccaattttataaaaataactcgCTTTTGCTCAATGGGGGAAATGGGAGACTCGGCCTTTCCATAACCCCCAAGGAAAAGTTTGCGGTCAACCTTGCGGTCACTTTTacggtcactctgccagttcttacaattttcgATGAACCCTTCGACGTAACACCGTATCTCCCTCTGTTGATGAGACAATAATTCACTTAATAGTATAATTCCActatttggccaaaattaaaagcgCTTCGATCGGTTTGAAAACTCGTTTCTCGTCGGATCACGTGGTCAAGATTAGATAAATTAGATTTTTGAAGAATCGATTTTTTGACACCCAAATGACCCCAAAAAGTATAGGTGGAAAGGTATTTGGCAACACTTTCATTGATAGAAAATAGACGATTtagtatttcgataatttttgtagggtttcagacgattttagaggggatcgataaaatgactttttgtcgtatattGTCTAGTTCGccctaaaaatttttataaatcaattaatCAGGAAAATgtccagtggcgtaacaaggggGAGGTCCGAATCTCCCCCTGAAATTTAAAtcacctccactgcataaacgctcaacaatcgcccactgagtcaaatccgctcatcaGGATAGCCCTTATAGGACTAGACTAGAtcagcggatttgattcggtgggcgattgttgagcgtttatgcagtggatgtatCGCATTGTCTGCACCCCTGTCTGTGAAGTTTGAATTTTCTATGcaccctctccttccttctgtCTCCCTCaggggcagtggcggatacagatggggggcgcagggggcgcgcgcccccccccttgcgggtccggctgtattgccgaacattgcaaaaccacaattgtaactttttatatcataagatggcattgtcttttacatgtttataatcactttaaataaaattttcttatactttgcctgtgacttgatcatatcttattacgataaaagtaaagacaactcaagatatgttgcgccccccccttgagttttttctgtatccgccactgctcaggGGTAATTTCACCCCCTTATTTACTAAAAACCGTTTGATCCGGCCCCCTCCTTTCCCACACCACTCAAAGTTGaacgtttgatatttatgttAAAGTTTTGATTACTGTTATTGATTTGATATTCATGTTAATTTGATGTGGAAGTTTAATGAATACTGAGGGGATGTCGTCAAGGAGTTGTttagaggagagagagagacgattGTTAAGAGGGAAGCCATTGGAAAAGGAGCTggaaggagggagaggagaaaagaaaatcataatttGAAGGGAATAAAGAAATCTTAGGAAGAAACAATTGTCAGACGCAGTGGAGTAAccaggaatttagttcggggGGAGGATCAAAAATCAGAGGGGTGAATTTTGGATAAATATGGTACTAAGTAGagcgttttaaactaattttaacattttttataatctaaaaaacataatattttaaagatatctgtcgaaaattcatgacttttcaatattttaatttaatttatgatgCAAATTaattgtgttattatatttcgggggggaggaaAGTGGTCCGGGCcagccaggaatttagttcgggagggtccaaaaccagtgggggaaatttttgaaagacagggtactaagtaatgggttttaaactaattttaacatttttaatgataaaaaacttcatttgttaaagaaatattttgtaaatttatgattttttaatattttgttttcttttatgaaggaaaataattgtatttttatatttcggggggagaggggggtccggacccctggatcccccctggctacgccactgttccggaccccccgaatctccccctcgctgcaccactggtctGATTTTACACAAGGTGCGATGATATTTCTGGTATGTGGCTCCCCTGGACGCACACATTTTTCATGTTCCGGTTAAGTATACCTAATACAGTAAAGATATCAGACGACTTTAAGTGATACGAAAAAACTGTCATTACTCTATATAAGAACTCAGAATTAATAAAAAGACGTATATCTGCATGTCGTACATCTTTCTAAAAtctgttatttaaataaatgagattAGCTAATCACCAGGTTTGTCGACACATAATTGATAATTAAAGAATTTCTGCTTCACTcggaaattttgtgaaaattaccatGTTTTGAGCTACAAAAGATGCCTGAATGCGAAACCAGGCAAGCTTAAATATTTATCGAAATGCTGTTCATCCCAGTGGGTGCTTTACTGCCTTGGGCGAGCGTCGGGCGTGAAAATGGCGCTGGGATAGAGGCCATTGGCCAATGGGCACACGGCCACGCCCCCTTTTGAAGGAGCGCCGCCCCCTAACAATTCACGCCCTCTTTTTAGCCACGCCCACCGCCTCCGCGAAGCTCCCTCCTGTCCTCGGCAGAGCGCAGTGCGGGCCGCAGTTTGGCCCCAGAAGGGCGTTTGTTCGCCACCTGTTGTTTGCATGGACAACGAGGGCGGCTGAGGCTGGCGGAGATGCCTCGGCCGAGCCGGGAGTCGTACGGCGACCAGAAGCCTCCGTACTCGTACATCTCCCTGACGGCGATGGCCATCTGGAGCAGCCCGGAGAAGATGCTGCCGCTCTCCGACATCTACAAATTCATCACGGACCGCTTCCCCTACTACCGCAAGAACACGCAGCGGTGGCAGAACTCCCTGCGTCACAACCTCTCATTCAACGACTGCTTCATCAAGATCCCGCGGAGACCCGACCGGCCCGGTAAAGGCGCCTACTGGGCCCTGCACCCAGCGGCCATCGACATGTTCGAGAACGGCTCCCTGCTGCGGCGAAGGAAGCGGTTCAAGTTGCCCAAGGAGGAGAAGGCAAAGCTGGAGGCTGGGTTGGTGTGCGGCACGTCcctgcccccgccgcccccgaCCACCACCCCCAAGGCCTCCTTCAGCATCGAGAGCATCATGGCGAGGGACGGTCCCAGGCCCCAGCTGCCGCCCCCGATGATGCCGCAGTTCCTCCCCCCGCACTTCCTCCTGCCCCCAGCGGCGCCACTGCCTCCGACGCCGCCTCTGCCCTGGCCGGGGGAAGAGCGTAGGGCGGCCGCCGCAGCCGCGGCAGCATTCTTCGCACTCTCGCACCCGGCACTGTACGCAGCCGCGCTGGCTGCCGCCGCGCTCTCCTCCGCCGCACCCGGAGGGACGATGGTCCCCGGCCACAGGGCTATCGCCCCTCCGCCCCCTTCGCCCCCTGGAGGCCACGGCGATTGGGCCGCGTGACGACGTGAGTTTGGGCCTCTGGGGAAGAAATTTGCCAGGGTTTTGTTGGGGGGGCTTTTTCCCCGCTAATAGACTCGAAAAAGTGGTTTCTTCCACTTTAATGTGCAATATGTTTTTCTGGTGGAATATATTTGATCGTTTATTTGGATTGAGAGATTGGGAACTCGAATAGTTAAATCCCGTTCACAGCAACTTTACTTCGCGTAAGTGGAATTAATACCATCTAGAGCTACCAGTGgaatattatatcaataaatgCTTCTTTGTATCAGTTGCCAAATTGATTTAGCAGAGCATCCAATAGTTCATATTACGGTCATTAGATAATTACTGTTTTCATAGCTATTGGTGGCTTGAGAGacgtatttgattttttttcaatagttgACCATCATAAGTCCAGCTACGCCAAATTAAGTTGTCGCGAACCATCAGCCGCTCTTCTGAAGTCTTCTAATGCATaattacgccaagttaagttaaGCTAAATTGTTATGAGGGCGGCCTAAGTATAAGCAGAGTGAGCGTTCGTTTGCTCGGAAAATAAAAGCTGAGAACCCACACAATTCAAAACACCTGAACGTCAGAATTATAAATGGAAACGCAAAAAGCTAGCAAATTAAACACTTGATAATTAGAATTGATTAATACCCAGGTACCTCTGATTCTTCGTGAATGCTGAATTTAATAAGGATTAAGTAATTCGGAAAAACTGGGAAAAGAAAATCCAATTCGCCCGTTCCACACTagcactttatttcaaatatagtgtaaacactaatatttattgccaaataCAAAgagtgttatttttaaatttttaccttgactataacataaatattttaatcatagtCGATTATAAAGAGTCATCATTGAAAGTGCaaagtaaattttcttttcctatatCGTGAATCCAAAAAGTAAaacgataaataaaaaagataaataacgtTCGATAGAAATCTAGTAAATTAACGCTACCTTGGGAACCAGCCAATCAGACCAATCAGGAAACTGGGAATCAATCCCGCTTAAAAGTTGTCAATTGCTCTTTGATTTATATATACTCATATTTCCTCCGAGAATAAGGGCTGAGAGACGTGAGGAACTGGAAACGTTTTCCATTTAAATCAGAGTCGGACTCCGTTCAAATAACATTCGCggccagtggggtagccaggaatttcgttccggggaggggggggggagttcaAAACCAGggtgggaaattaaaaaaaaacacaaggtgctaagtagagggttttaaactaattttaacacttctcataaTCGAAAAAGCTTTATTTGTCCAAGAAATCTTatgtaaagtcatgatttttcatattttgttttcttttaagaaggaaagtttttttttaaatatttcatatttcggggggggggggggggggggtccgaaaccCCCGGActtcccccctggctacgtcactgtaATCGTGGCTGTCAAATATTGCTTCTTATGTTgtaaacgaatattttttttggaaataatgctTTCGTGTCGCATGCATTGAATGTCTGAATCGCGGTGCCAAGGGGTCTACATACAGTCCGCCTTATAGAAGCTTCATTTATCCTGACACTTACAATGGGGCGCACTTTAATTGGCCCCCAAATATGTCCGCAGTGCGGCGGAAAGTGAGGGGGTGATCTATTGGGTTCCCAAAGTTTGTACCAAAGTTACTGCACTGGCGAGGAATTAATTCCAAATTCCGAGGTTATTAATTTCGATAAATTAAATCTCAACGAATATAGATTTCGGGTGACTAACTCAttgattcaaccagaaggttgttTTGGCTAGGTgaggggtagagctcaccccggactaggccaCGTGTAAACTGCATACATTCAGACGAATCCTCAATTGCCATAATTACGCGTGGTGAATTACCTTCGAATCATTCCGCCCAACTTCCACACTCGCCACAAGTGCCTTTTTCTTTGAATTGCATTCCGATAAGTGGCGCCGGAGTAATATTACTCTGATGGTACATTCTTTCTACATTGATGGATATCCAATAGAAAGTTGACGTGTGAATGCCGGTACATCTGCATCGCTAGGCtaagtataaaaaatacatattcattgaaaataagcctctatataaacatattaattatgTTAGTTACACCCCAATTTTGTCCGCACGGTGGTTAACGTCTGACattaagtgaaaatgaaatttctagCTCCTCATCTGGCCGCCAATTGACTTTGCCTCGTAATCGCTCTCGAGTGCCGTATTCAATTAAAGAATTTAGTCCAGTTCCTTGCAAATTAGGTAGACGGTGTTCTCGATTCTGCGGCTGCGCAG containing:
- the LOC124165557 gene encoding fork head domain-containing protein FD4-like; the protein is MPRPSRESYGDQKPPYSYISLTAMAIWSSPEKMLPLSDIYKFITDRFPYYRKNTQRWQNSLRHNLSFNDCFIKIPRRPDRPGKGAYWALHPAAIDMFENGSLLRRRKRFKLPKEEKAKLEAGLVCGTSLPPPPPTTTPKASFSIESIMARDGPRPQLPPPMMPQFLPPHFLLPPAAPLPPTPPLPWPGEERRAAAAAAAAFFALSHPALYAAALAAAALSSAAPGGTMVPGHRAIAPPPPSPPGGHGDWAA